The genomic window TTTGAAAACCACCATATATGATGAAACCATTATAACAATATATTTGTTCTGGCTAAAAGTATGCAGAACTCACCATATATTTTTGAAGTAAACTTATTTTCGGAATTTCgtagtttttaaaaatttctaagatTTTTTCTAGGTTTTTGTTCCGTTGTACTCAAACAGCCGATCATCGACTGGCTTTGTGGCTTTGTTCAGCTCTTCCTTTAGTTAAGTAGAAATCTGTACTGGCACAAAAATCGAATGCTGTTTACTGATAGCTGTCAATATTGGTTAAGAATAAGAATGACTGTTACCAAGAGCCAAATTCTTGACTAATGACAAGTGACAATATTATGCCATAATTACGATTGGAATCGCAGTTTTCCTTTCTTAAATTTACACCGAACCAACCGAAACAATGTTgtaaaatgttgttgttgtttttgcaatcTAGGGCCTTTATCGCTGCGAACAAAAGCAAAATGTGGAGCACAATTTTAGGCAGACTTTCTAATATTGGGCTTGGAAATGTGTAGCAGATATAGTTCTGTTTAtctaattgttttattttattagtttaaTATAATTTTCTTCGAAAATGTACGGTTTGCTGGACCGGCCtacgtacaatttttttttgtgcagtAATATTtggtgcagaagcatgtaccatgaaaacatcagatgaagcggctcgaggagtgttcgagagaaaagttcttccaaagatgtgtggacctctacgcgtgggcgatggcgagtaccgaagaagatttaatgatgaactgcacgagctatacgcagatattagcatagtccagcgaattaaaacacagcgactgcgctggctaggccgtgttatgcgaatgaaagacgacgccctgcttagttttttttttatcggaaccagcctatgcaagcagaggaagaggacgtcccccactccgctggaatggccaggtggaaaacaatttaagctcccttggtgtgaccaattagggccagttggcagagcgaagaagcgcgtggcgcgccttattggacggccataaccgtttaaacggttaagcgccaattaaataagtaagtaatattCGATATAGTAAAAGTGGTAAATTACATGTTTGGGTTGGAAGTCTGCGAAAAGCAAACCTTCGATTCAAATCGGATTTGAGGTCCTGTTTTTGTTATATTGTGTTATGGATTGTTTTCTGTCTTTGTTCttgcaaataattaaaaaattttgcgaaaCTTCGGCACGTATATCAAAACTCAGTTATCAAAATAGTTTTGTTTTATAAAGTTActtttaatgtatgtatattttaagagCGTAACGGCTTTGTTGCTTTTCGTTCGCATATTTTTTCTGCATATTTAAATGAGTTTTATTTTTAGAAAAGCCACCAGAACAAAAATTAGGTCTACCCTATTCCTTGGAACTGTTTGCACTAAAATTCGTAGCCTTCGAAAAATTTAGAAGTCAGTGGTTTTTACACTTGAGTCCCTGGAAATATTCATGTCGGCTCTGCTTAAAAAAAGCTGAGTTTCAATGTTTATGTGCgcctaaaaatatacatatgtgacccggcctatgaaaaggtggcttatgactaaaaaaaaaaaaaaaataatgcaaaagaaaaactactaagaaactgaagaaatgcattgtttagctttaacagctgtttttttttttttgagtcatacgccaccttttcataggccgggtcacatatattactCTACAAAAGAGTATTTGTTTTGTTATGTAGTTGTCTCTTTTTAATTTATTACTTAATTAATGTATTTGCTTTCTATAATAAAACCTTTTATAAGTTGAGTAAAGTTTTTGAGGTAGGGCTATTGCATTATATAACTGTTGCATATTTTTGGGCTAATAAACTTTTTTGTGTCTATATTTGCTGCATTTTAAATACTGTTTCggcaaatattttttacatttttgttttgtttaatataTTTTCGTTCTATATTTCATTGTTTCTTTTACAAAATTTGTGACATCAACAACATGTTTAACAATTAGCAAAAAAGAGGGTAACTATTTCTAATAACAGTAAATATGTAGGTTATGTTCAACTGAAACTAACAGGAATGTCGTTTGAATAAACAAAAATCTTAACTATTATAACTTCTATAATTAAgtcgataataaaaaaacatgaaatcattaTACAAATGTGCGCATGCGCTTGCCTGGCCAACGCCCCAGTATAGCTACGCTCCAAATGCAACCCTGCTATAGTACGTACACAGTTtccatttaaaaatacttattatttTGAATACTTCAGTTTCTTTTCGCCTACTTTTCTTACAAAAATGTTGCTTTCCATTACGCAAAGCTTAGCTCGTCAAACGTTTGCTCGCCATTTCCTGCAATTTTTGCAAAGCCAATGTTTTATTGATTTCTACCAAATCGCGATTGTATTTAGCCGCTTGCAGTTGAACTTCGAGTATTTTCATGCGCATCAAATGTTCTTTGCTTTGCATTTCCATGAAAACGCGCATTTCCGGCGTTGTACTAGCGGCAATACTCAGCGCATTCATACCATTGATGCTACTGTTCAGCTGCACTGGTGCTGTGTGTACGCTGGATGGTGCAACAACAGCGCCATTTATCGATAAATCATGCAGCACTTCTTGGCCATTGGCGCCGCTACCGCTCGAACTGCGCGGACGCTTTACCAACGGCTGATCATCGTTTGCTGAcaattgttgctgttgctgctgttgattgtgttgttgttgttgcgtattGTGTTGTTGCGCCGCAGCGGCAGCAAAATTATTTTGTAAAGCTGCTGCAGCAGCAGCGGCAGCTGAGGGAAATTGTCCAGTACGCAATGCATTCAATGCTTCTAATGTGGCGGAGATATTGTTCATGTTAAAGGTAGGCTGGAAGGCGCCCATATCACCGGTTGTGCCAGGTGGTGGTGCGCCACCGTTGGCACCATTCTGTGTGAGAAAACTGGAATTGGCGTGATCACTGCCTGTCGCCAAGTTACCAGCGGGACTATGTAGGCTGTTCGCACGTTCAAGGTCATGCGCGCCCAATCGGCTGACATTTGGCGAGGAGGCGGAGAGACGACGTTCACCTTGCGCTTCATTGTGGTTGTTGGTATCGTTGAATGTCTCACTGGTCTCTTCTTTGATGTCGACGTCGCAGAGCTCTTGCGGTGGTGTACGGCTGCtgtaaagagaaaagaaaaaacatGTATTGATCTCCAACGAGTAGTGTGATAAGTTTTTAAACTATTCAACATAGGGTTTGGGCTTACTCATCCATATCGTGGTCATCTTCGCCATTTTGTTCATCCTCGCGGTATTCGTAATCCTCTTCGAGCGCCAACGGTATTTTCGAGTAATCAATGCCATCTAAAGCTTCTGATTTACACGCTTTCTTTGCTTCTTGCATGAAATCCCACACTTCGAATGTAAATGGTGATGGCTTCTTGCGATCGGCAACGTCTGCACCAAATCTGGCCAAACGATTGTTGTAATCCAAAATTTCGTTACGCGTGCAAGCTGAAAGCCAAAAAAGTTGTGCCTTAAACAGTTGAGCGAAAATTCAAATTAAATCAGCTAAAACTAAATAAAGCAAATGCTAGTACGATTTATTTTGACGATTTAGACGGATTAATTTTTTAGACAAATCATTTAAGtaaaaactactttacaaaacTCATCTACTTGCTTTTTCAGTATTCGGGTGAAGAACGCCCTACCTCTggattttgttttaaaaccagTAATCTCAGCTGAAAATATCATGAATTTACATTAAGATTGAACTAAATTTTAAATACTTTCTGACAGGGGAAAAAAACCTGAGCGcgaatttttgcaaaatatcttgaaatagggcgttttcaatcatatgcaaaaataagggTTTGGTGACTTTTATCGATGTTCTCCTGTAATAGACTGCAAAACAGAACCAATGATATGACCACATTTAACCTTCTAGGTCATCAAATCTCCTCTTTCCCTGCGGAAGGTTAGAAGATcgccagttaaaaaaaaaaggattcgcaatgggtaggtgaggttgaaaatagTGTTGGAGAAGAtatgaattgtgctggcaattcCTTGTGGTTCCGCTGCACAATCACGTGACAACATATTCCTCGTTTGATGAAATTAATTTGAATTTCCCCTTAAGTGCTCTGATAATGTGTGTTCAATTCTATATCTTTCGGAAAAAATATCAGCAAAAAGTAAAGTATGGAGGAGTAAGCGATCGTGCcctgtgcttaccgggctaagtaTCCAACTATAAGGAGCGATACGGCTGTCAAGCAGCAGGTGGCACagctcctagaaagcttctatttgccaagaggacgaagctattttataaaataggtcctggtttttgttagggtttttcagtttggtcgtaaaacaaacttctggtaacactacggactcattcattcACTACTAGGTACTTCATTCAGTCCTTAtagaccggccaattcaacctaacctaatattcACGGGCCTTGAATCCACAACATTCGGTGCGGTAAGCGAAAACGCTATCACCACACTACGGCGGCTGCCGTGTTAAGTAATAATTTTGCCTTAAATACCCTTCAAGGATTCCTTCAATACTAATATCCCTCAAAGATATCTCAGATATGACATATATGGGTTTCAACATGAAAGGTGGATTTTGTCTTGTGCTTTACTATAGCGTGATAAAATCAAACTGTTTGTTGcttgtactagaggtttacgtcAATCCCTTTATCGGCgccggcggcgtaggctctattatatactggTGGCAGCGGCGTGGGCGGTGCGCTGGAGTACGCCGGTCTTCTTAGTTTAAAAagcttattatttaaaaaaataatatttaagaaaggttttgtttgtatatatgtatttaaggaaatcaacgtgttggccatttcggaaagatccgggt from Eurosta solidaginis isolate ZX-2024a chromosome 3, ASM4086904v1, whole genome shotgun sequence includes these protein-coding regions:
- the apt gene encoding uncharacterized protein apt isoform X2, which codes for MACVNKQYSATDLEAFMKIAVNWQNSNHSLLEGVDIKGEMQQYMNSPAMNMYKKRERTQNWNHQEKKFLLDLCRKDMRIIENKRLDAGLTAVKNKAWKIIHQKFSSQFGTDRTCNRLKEQWRRMKACTRNEILDYNNRLARFGADVADRKKPSPFTFEVWDFMQEAKKACKSEALDGIDYSKIPLALEEDYEYREDEQNGEDDHDMDDRTPPQELCDVDIKEETSETFNDTNNHNEAQGERRLSASSPNVSRLGAHDLERANSLHSPAGNLATGSDHANSSFLTQNGANGGAPPPGTTGDMGAFQPTFNMNNISATLEALNALRTGQFPSAAAAAAAALQNNFAAAAAQQHNTQQQQHNQQQQQQQLSANDDQPLVKRPRSSSGSGANGQEVLHDLSINGAVVAPSSVHTAPVQLNSSINGMNALSIAASTTPEMRVFMEMQSKEHLMRMKILEVQLQAAKYNRDLVEINKTLALQKLQEMASKRLTS
- the apt gene encoding uncharacterized protein apt isoform X1, with translation MACVNKQYSATDLEAFMKIAVNWQNSNHSLLEGVDIKGEMQQYMNSPAMNMYKKRERTQNWNHQEKKFLLDLCRKDMRIIENKRLDAGLTAVKNKAWKIIHQKFSSQFGTDRTCNRLKEQWRRMKACTRNEILDYNNRLARFGADVADRKKPSPFTFEVWDFMQEAKKACKSEALDGIDYSKIPLALEEDYEYREDEQNGEDDHDMDDSRTPPQELCDVDIKEETSETFNDTNNHNEAQGERRLSASSPNVSRLGAHDLERANSLHSPAGNLATGSDHANSSFLTQNGANGGAPPPGTTGDMGAFQPTFNMNNISATLEALNALRTGQFPSAAAAAAAALQNNFAAAAAQQHNTQQQQHNQQQQQQQLSANDDQPLVKRPRSSSGSGANGQEVLHDLSINGAVVAPSSVHTAPVQLNSSINGMNALSIAASTTPEMRVFMEMQSKEHLMRMKILEVQLQAAKYNRDLVEINKTLALQKLQEMASKRLTS
- the apt gene encoding uncharacterized protein apt isoform X3 produces the protein MVNKQYSATDLEAFMKIAVNWQNSNHSLLEGVDIKGEMQQYMNSPAMNMYKKRERTQNWNHQEKKFLLDLCRKDMRIIENKRLDAGLTAVKNKAWKIIHQKFSSQFGTDRTCNRLKEQWRRMKACTRNEILDYNNRLARFGADVADRKKPSPFTFEVWDFMQEAKKACKSEALDGIDYSKIPLALEEDYEYREDEQNGEDDHDMDDSRTPPQELCDVDIKEETSETFNDTNNHNEAQGERRLSASSPNVSRLGAHDLERANSLHSPAGNLATGSDHANSSFLTQNGANGGAPPPGTTGDMGAFQPTFNMNNISATLEALNALRTGQFPSAAAAAAAALQNNFAAAAAQQHNTQQQQHNQQQQQQQLSANDDQPLVKRPRSSSGSGANGQEVLHDLSINGAVVAPSSVHTAPVQLNSSINGMNALSIAASTTPEMRVFMEMQSKEHLMRMKILEVQLQAAKYNRDLVEINKTLALQKLQEMASKRLTS